The following proteins come from a genomic window of Halictus rubicundus isolate RS-2024b chromosome 8, iyHalRubi1_principal, whole genome shotgun sequence:
- the Rubicon gene encoding run domain Beclin-1-interacting and cysteine-rich domain-containing protein rubicon isoform X1, whose product MFSLIITMCEDAHIKEQRQLLQILRATVEGLLVDGILNVWNVYGGLNRLHHIMERIFKHGCRIFNRNGEPDCWIFIQGLNWLQPSLAVSPILSEVKDYLSNLPARITSQKDMLWLYKSLESHTLSHKLSWLLSDKEHLLSCFEPWAFLCQENLAEATLLCLRAVERNQPMLLTEIDPFLFLPSWISPKASPKRHRRSSSYPINFSTTNFSVARDRNIHLDNCQLDSLRISENPIVQQGDIKSDENYHKTDLKEVNDIPLKTWNSLSALTKGYTISGTNSASSLTVTDASSHKSIESQTHKVELSKLINVNYAESKQSTSTIAEDKLSVRPRTPLRKTKSRNKTKESQTIRTSSEGSDTTNNDDSLTNTVTEYRIPSPTSNEVDIDKPTRNSTKVKVVQKPRRKNSFLPGSAPEFTSPWSLEIEGLKDIRTPKKSFMEDGGSSVQPMAIGYFPRPAEGQSLTSFLASAQFSRANAELDRENAHFSVSEAMIAAIEQVKCNRQWCLVEEAADESDEEINSLKQRIRLRRRQRQEERCKERTWTRELLSDGKTDTTTTDQSVSPLSTSSDTPSEDIFTDEIEDVEMNDERNALKLKNAGISISMASLYSDADLYQSSPSHGTDSTLTESSMSAEGVALSLISKFSEKQLPRASELQWLVSEEEAPQRLLPLPKSWPVSPEETESSEKISLRGTTEWAPPRPQIIFTPHPPPVRRTLIAKQNYRCAGCGMKVAVKYANKFRYCEYLGRYFCTGCHTNQVALIPGKILSKWDFNRYPVSNFSYRLLDQMALDPLFQVNDLSPSLYRRIKQLDRMRLLRTQLFFFKDFLFTCRFATSVQEVLKKESNYIISDPHVYSIQDLVHVKYGTLPMRLQGLVQVCNMHILECELCQARGFVCELCCSKDVIFPWELSKVFRCEMCGACFHNECKQNFKKADCPRCIRLHYRRISRDEKF is encoded by the exons ATGTTCTCTCTGATCATCACTATGTGTGAAGACGCCCACATCAAAGAGCAACGACAACTTTTACAAATTTTACGAGCCACCGTCGAAGGATTGTTAGTCGACGGTATTTTAAACGTATGGAATGTTTATGGTGGTTTAAATCGACTTCACCACATAATGGAGCGGATATTTAAACATGGCTGTCGAATATTTAATCGAAAT gGAGAACCGGACTGTTGGATTTTTATTCAGGGATTAAATTGGCTACAACCTTCTTTAGCAGTCTCACCTATTTTATCCGAAGTCAAGGATTATCTTTCAAATTTACCAGCGAGAATAACATCGCAAAAAGATATGTTATGGCTGTATAAAAG CTTGGAGAGTCACACTTTATCACATAAGCTTTCTTGGCTTTTATCTGACAAGGAACATTTATTGTCTTGTTTCGAACCATGGGCATTTTTGTGTCAAGAGAATTTGGCTGAAGCCACACTTTTATGTTTGAGAGCAGTCGAACGAAATCAACCGATGTTGTTGACAGAAATTGACCCATTTCTA TTCCTACCTTCTTGGATTTCTCCTAAAGCAAGTCCTAAGAGGCATCGGCGTTCCTCTTCGTATCCAATTAACTTTTCTACTACAAATTTCAGTGTGGCAAGAGACAGAAACATTCACCTTGACAATTGTCAGTTAGATTCGCTCAGAATATCAGAAAATCCGATAGTGCAACAAGGTGATATTAAGTCTGATGAAAACTATCATAAGACAGATCTGAAAGAAGTTAATGATATACCTTTAAAAACTTGGAATAGTCTCTCTGCCCTAACTAAAGGCTATACAATTTCAGGTACAAATTCTGCCTCTTCGTTAACTGTTACAGATGCTAGTTCTCATAAAAGTATTGAATCTCAGACACATAAAGTCGAATTGTCGAAGCTAATTAATGTGAATTATGCTGAATCAAAGCAATCTACCTCTACTATCGCGGAAGACAAATTATCTGTAAGACCTAGAACTCCTTTAAGAAAGACAAAAAGTAGGAATAAGACGAAAGAGAGTCAGACAATTAGAACGTCGAGTGAGGGTTCTGACACAACGAACAACGACGATTCGTTAACAAACACTGTGACAGAATATCGTATTCCATCCCCTACATCGAACGAGGTCGACATAGACAAGCCTACAAGAAATTCCACAAAAGTCAAAGTTGTTCAGAAACCGAGAAGGAAAAATTCCTTTTTGCCCGGATCGGCGCCTGAATTTACCAGCCCGTGGAGTTTAGAGATCGAAGGTCTGAAGGACATTAGAACGCCGAAGAAAAGTTTCATGGAAGATGGTGGCAGTAGCGTTCAACCGATGGCGATCGGATATTTTCCACGTCCGGCGGAAGGCCAGAGTTTAACTAGTTTTTTAGCGTCCGCACAATTTTCTAGAGCCAACGCCGAATTGGATAGAGAAAATGCGCATTTCAGCGTATCCGAAGCCATGATAGCCGCCATTGAACAGGTGAAATGCAACCGGCAATGGTGTCTCGTGGAAGAAGCTGCTGACGAAAGCGATGAGGAAATAAATAGTTTAAAGCAAAGAATACGATTAAGGCGTCGACAACGGCAAGAAGAACGGTGTAAAGAGAGAACGTGGACTCGCGAGTTACTGAGCGACGGAAAAACGGATACAACAACAACCGATCAAAGTGTCAGTCCTTTGTCGACCTCGTCTGATACTCCGTCTGAAGATATTTTTACAGACGAAATAGAGGATGTAGAAATGAACGACGAACGGAATGCGTTGAAACTGAAAAACGCTGGGATTTCGATTTCTATGGCATCGCTGTACTCCGACGCAGATTTGTATCAATCGTCTCCTTCGCATGGGACAGATTCAACGTTAACTGAAAGTAGTATGTCAGCAGAAGGCGTAGCTTTGTCGCTAATTAGTAAATTTAGTGAGAAACAATTGCCGAGGGCAAGCGAATTACAGTGGTTGGTCTCCGAGGAAGAGGCACCACAGAGATTGTTACCGTTGCCTAAAAGTTGGCCTGTTAGCCCAGAAGAGACGGAGAGTTCAGAAAAGATTTCGTTACGTGGAACCACGGAATGGGCTCCCCCAAGGCCACAAATTATTTTCACACCGCATCCTCCGCCCGT GCGGCGAACTCTCATTGCCAAACAGAATTACAGGTGTGCAGGCTGTGGAATGAAAGTTGCAGTGAAATATGCGAACAAATTTCGTTATTGCGAATATTTAGGTAGATATTTCTGTACCGGTTGTCATACAAATCAAGTGGCACTAATACCAGGAAAGATTTTATCGAAATGGGATTTCAATAG ATATCCTGTATCGAACTTTTCGTACAGACTATTAGACCAGATGGCCTTAGATCCATTGTTCCAAGTGAATGATTTAAGTCCGTCACTTTACAGACGCATAAAACAATTAGATAGAATGAGATTACTGCGTAcgcaattatttttctttaaagaTTTCTTATTTACCTGCCGTTTCGCAACAAG tgtTCAAGAAGTATTGAAGAAAGAATCAAATTATATAATAAGCGACCCCCATGTATATTCCATCCAGGATCTGGTGCATGTTAAATATGGCACTTTGCCTATGAGATTACAGGGATTAGTTCAAGTTTGTAATATGCACATTCTAGAGTGCGAG TTGTGCCAAGCTAGAGGATTCGTGTGCGAACTATGTTGCTCCAAAGATGTTATATTTCCATGGGAGTTATCGAAAGTTTTTAGGTGCGAAATGTGCGGTGCATGTTTTCATAATGAGTGCAAACAGAACTTTAAGAAAGCAGACTGTCCACGTTGCATTCGTTTGCACTACAGACGAATATCTAGGGATGAGAAATTTTGA
- the Rubicon gene encoding run domain Beclin-1-interacting and cysteine-rich domain-containing protein rubicon isoform X4, which translates to MFSLIITMCEDAHIKEQRQLLQILRATVEGLLVDGILNVWNVYGGLNRLHHIMERIFKHGCRIFNRNGEPDCWIFIQGLNWLQPSLAVSPILSEVKDYLSNLPARITSQKDMLWLYKSLESHTLSHKLSWLLSDKEHLLSCFEPWAFLCQENLAEATLLCLRAVERNQPMLLTEIDPFLFLPSWISPKASPKRHRRSSSYPINFSTTNFSVARDRNIHLDNCQLDSLRISENPIVQQGDIKSDENYHKTDLKEVNDIPLKTWNSLSALTKGYTISGTNSASSLTVTDASSHKSIESQTHKVELSKLINVNYAESKQSTSTIAEDKLSVRPRTPLRKTKSRNKTKESQTIRTSSEGSDTTNNDDSLTNTVTEYRIPSPTSNEVDIDKPTRNSTKVKVVQKPRRKNSFLPGSAPEFTSPWSLEIEGLKDIRTPKKSFMEDGGSSVQPMAIGYFPRPAEGQSLTSFLASAQFSRANAELDRENAHFSVSEAMIAAIEQVKCNRQWCLVEEAADESDEEINSLKQRIRLRRRQRQEERCKERTWTRELLSDGKTDTTTTDQSVSPLSTSSDTPSEDIFTDEIEDVEMNDERNALKLKNAGISISMASLYSDADLYQSSPSHGTDSTLTESSMSAEGVALSLISKFSEKQLPRASELQWLVSEEEAPQRLLPLPKSWPVSPEETESSEKISLRGTTEWAPPRPQIIFTPHPPPVFINRVRCSTSGGVFLVRFGSCQVYLMVR; encoded by the exons ATGTTCTCTCTGATCATCACTATGTGTGAAGACGCCCACATCAAAGAGCAACGACAACTTTTACAAATTTTACGAGCCACCGTCGAAGGATTGTTAGTCGACGGTATTTTAAACGTATGGAATGTTTATGGTGGTTTAAATCGACTTCACCACATAATGGAGCGGATATTTAAACATGGCTGTCGAATATTTAATCGAAAT gGAGAACCGGACTGTTGGATTTTTATTCAGGGATTAAATTGGCTACAACCTTCTTTAGCAGTCTCACCTATTTTATCCGAAGTCAAGGATTATCTTTCAAATTTACCAGCGAGAATAACATCGCAAAAAGATATGTTATGGCTGTATAAAAG CTTGGAGAGTCACACTTTATCACATAAGCTTTCTTGGCTTTTATCTGACAAGGAACATTTATTGTCTTGTTTCGAACCATGGGCATTTTTGTGTCAAGAGAATTTGGCTGAAGCCACACTTTTATGTTTGAGAGCAGTCGAACGAAATCAACCGATGTTGTTGACAGAAATTGACCCATTTCTA TTCCTACCTTCTTGGATTTCTCCTAAAGCAAGTCCTAAGAGGCATCGGCGTTCCTCTTCGTATCCAATTAACTTTTCTACTACAAATTTCAGTGTGGCAAGAGACAGAAACATTCACCTTGACAATTGTCAGTTAGATTCGCTCAGAATATCAGAAAATCCGATAGTGCAACAAGGTGATATTAAGTCTGATGAAAACTATCATAAGACAGATCTGAAAGAAGTTAATGATATACCTTTAAAAACTTGGAATAGTCTCTCTGCCCTAACTAAAGGCTATACAATTTCAGGTACAAATTCTGCCTCTTCGTTAACTGTTACAGATGCTAGTTCTCATAAAAGTATTGAATCTCAGACACATAAAGTCGAATTGTCGAAGCTAATTAATGTGAATTATGCTGAATCAAAGCAATCTACCTCTACTATCGCGGAAGACAAATTATCTGTAAGACCTAGAACTCCTTTAAGAAAGACAAAAAGTAGGAATAAGACGAAAGAGAGTCAGACAATTAGAACGTCGAGTGAGGGTTCTGACACAACGAACAACGACGATTCGTTAACAAACACTGTGACAGAATATCGTATTCCATCCCCTACATCGAACGAGGTCGACATAGACAAGCCTACAAGAAATTCCACAAAAGTCAAAGTTGTTCAGAAACCGAGAAGGAAAAATTCCTTTTTGCCCGGATCGGCGCCTGAATTTACCAGCCCGTGGAGTTTAGAGATCGAAGGTCTGAAGGACATTAGAACGCCGAAGAAAAGTTTCATGGAAGATGGTGGCAGTAGCGTTCAACCGATGGCGATCGGATATTTTCCACGTCCGGCGGAAGGCCAGAGTTTAACTAGTTTTTTAGCGTCCGCACAATTTTCTAGAGCCAACGCCGAATTGGATAGAGAAAATGCGCATTTCAGCGTATCCGAAGCCATGATAGCCGCCATTGAACAGGTGAAATGCAACCGGCAATGGTGTCTCGTGGAAGAAGCTGCTGACGAAAGCGATGAGGAAATAAATAGTTTAAAGCAAAGAATACGATTAAGGCGTCGACAACGGCAAGAAGAACGGTGTAAAGAGAGAACGTGGACTCGCGAGTTACTGAGCGACGGAAAAACGGATACAACAACAACCGATCAAAGTGTCAGTCCTTTGTCGACCTCGTCTGATACTCCGTCTGAAGATATTTTTACAGACGAAATAGAGGATGTAGAAATGAACGACGAACGGAATGCGTTGAAACTGAAAAACGCTGGGATTTCGATTTCTATGGCATCGCTGTACTCCGACGCAGATTTGTATCAATCGTCTCCTTCGCATGGGACAGATTCAACGTTAACTGAAAGTAGTATGTCAGCAGAAGGCGTAGCTTTGTCGCTAATTAGTAAATTTAGTGAGAAACAATTGCCGAGGGCAAGCGAATTACAGTGGTTGGTCTCCGAGGAAGAGGCACCACAGAGATTGTTACCGTTGCCTAAAAGTTGGCCTGTTAGCCCAGAAGAGACGGAGAGTTCAGAAAAGATTTCGTTACGTGGAACCACGGAATGGGCTCCCCCAAGGCCACAAATTATTTTCACACCGCATCCTCCGCCCGT GTTCATTAATAGGGTAAGGTGCAGCACAAGCGGCGGGGTTTTCCTTGTGAGGTTCGGCAGTTGCCAGGTATACCTCATGGTCAGGTAG
- the Rubicon gene encoding run domain Beclin-1-interacting and cysteine-rich domain-containing protein rubicon isoform X2, translating into MFSLIITMCEDAHIKEQRQLLQILRATVEGLLVDGILNVWNVYGGLNRLHHIMERIFKHGCRIFNRNGEPDCWIFIQGLNWLQPSLAVSPILSEVKDYLSNLPARITSQKDMLWLYKSLESHTLSHKLSWLLSDKEHLLSCFEPWAFLCQENLAEATLLCLRAVERNQPMLLTEIDPFLFLPSWISPKASPKRHRRSSSYPINFSTTNFSVARDRNIHLDNCQLDSLRISENPIVQQGTNSASSLTVTDASSHKSIESQTHKVELSKLINVNYAESKQSTSTIAEDKLSVRPRTPLRKTKSRNKTKESQTIRTSSEGSDTTNNDDSLTNTVTEYRIPSPTSNEVDIDKPTRNSTKVKVVQKPRRKNSFLPGSAPEFTSPWSLEIEGLKDIRTPKKSFMEDGGSSVQPMAIGYFPRPAEGQSLTSFLASAQFSRANAELDRENAHFSVSEAMIAAIEQVKCNRQWCLVEEAADESDEEINSLKQRIRLRRRQRQEERCKERTWTRELLSDGKTDTTTTDQSVSPLSTSSDTPSEDIFTDEIEDVEMNDERNALKLKNAGISISMASLYSDADLYQSSPSHGTDSTLTESSMSAEGVALSLISKFSEKQLPRASELQWLVSEEEAPQRLLPLPKSWPVSPEETESSEKISLRGTTEWAPPRPQIIFTPHPPPVRRTLIAKQNYRCAGCGMKVAVKYANKFRYCEYLGRYFCTGCHTNQVALIPGKILSKWDFNRYPVSNFSYRLLDQMALDPLFQVNDLSPSLYRRIKQLDRMRLLRTQLFFFKDFLFTCRFATSVQEVLKKESNYIISDPHVYSIQDLVHVKYGTLPMRLQGLVQVCNMHILECELCQARGFVCELCCSKDVIFPWELSKVFRCEMCGACFHNECKQNFKKADCPRCIRLHYRRISRDEKF; encoded by the exons ATGTTCTCTCTGATCATCACTATGTGTGAAGACGCCCACATCAAAGAGCAACGACAACTTTTACAAATTTTACGAGCCACCGTCGAAGGATTGTTAGTCGACGGTATTTTAAACGTATGGAATGTTTATGGTGGTTTAAATCGACTTCACCACATAATGGAGCGGATATTTAAACATGGCTGTCGAATATTTAATCGAAAT gGAGAACCGGACTGTTGGATTTTTATTCAGGGATTAAATTGGCTACAACCTTCTTTAGCAGTCTCACCTATTTTATCCGAAGTCAAGGATTATCTTTCAAATTTACCAGCGAGAATAACATCGCAAAAAGATATGTTATGGCTGTATAAAAG CTTGGAGAGTCACACTTTATCACATAAGCTTTCTTGGCTTTTATCTGACAAGGAACATTTATTGTCTTGTTTCGAACCATGGGCATTTTTGTGTCAAGAGAATTTGGCTGAAGCCACACTTTTATGTTTGAGAGCAGTCGAACGAAATCAACCGATGTTGTTGACAGAAATTGACCCATTTCTA TTCCTACCTTCTTGGATTTCTCCTAAAGCAAGTCCTAAGAGGCATCGGCGTTCCTCTTCGTATCCAATTAACTTTTCTACTACAAATTTCAGTGTGGCAAGAGACAGAAACATTCACCTTGACAATTGTCAGTTAGATTCGCTCAGAATATCAGAAAATCCGATAGTGCAACAAG GTACAAATTCTGCCTCTTCGTTAACTGTTACAGATGCTAGTTCTCATAAAAGTATTGAATCTCAGACACATAAAGTCGAATTGTCGAAGCTAATTAATGTGAATTATGCTGAATCAAAGCAATCTACCTCTACTATCGCGGAAGACAAATTATCTGTAAGACCTAGAACTCCTTTAAGAAAGACAAAAAGTAGGAATAAGACGAAAGAGAGTCAGACAATTAGAACGTCGAGTGAGGGTTCTGACACAACGAACAACGACGATTCGTTAACAAACACTGTGACAGAATATCGTATTCCATCCCCTACATCGAACGAGGTCGACATAGACAAGCCTACAAGAAATTCCACAAAAGTCAAAGTTGTTCAGAAACCGAGAAGGAAAAATTCCTTTTTGCCCGGATCGGCGCCTGAATTTACCAGCCCGTGGAGTTTAGAGATCGAAGGTCTGAAGGACATTAGAACGCCGAAGAAAAGTTTCATGGAAGATGGTGGCAGTAGCGTTCAACCGATGGCGATCGGATATTTTCCACGTCCGGCGGAAGGCCAGAGTTTAACTAGTTTTTTAGCGTCCGCACAATTTTCTAGAGCCAACGCCGAATTGGATAGAGAAAATGCGCATTTCAGCGTATCCGAAGCCATGATAGCCGCCATTGAACAGGTGAAATGCAACCGGCAATGGTGTCTCGTGGAAGAAGCTGCTGACGAAAGCGATGAGGAAATAAATAGTTTAAAGCAAAGAATACGATTAAGGCGTCGACAACGGCAAGAAGAACGGTGTAAAGAGAGAACGTGGACTCGCGAGTTACTGAGCGACGGAAAAACGGATACAACAACAACCGATCAAAGTGTCAGTCCTTTGTCGACCTCGTCTGATACTCCGTCTGAAGATATTTTTACAGACGAAATAGAGGATGTAGAAATGAACGACGAACGGAATGCGTTGAAACTGAAAAACGCTGGGATTTCGATTTCTATGGCATCGCTGTACTCCGACGCAGATTTGTATCAATCGTCTCCTTCGCATGGGACAGATTCAACGTTAACTGAAAGTAGTATGTCAGCAGAAGGCGTAGCTTTGTCGCTAATTAGTAAATTTAGTGAGAAACAATTGCCGAGGGCAAGCGAATTACAGTGGTTGGTCTCCGAGGAAGAGGCACCACAGAGATTGTTACCGTTGCCTAAAAGTTGGCCTGTTAGCCCAGAAGAGACGGAGAGTTCAGAAAAGATTTCGTTACGTGGAACCACGGAATGGGCTCCCCCAAGGCCACAAATTATTTTCACACCGCATCCTCCGCCCGT GCGGCGAACTCTCATTGCCAAACAGAATTACAGGTGTGCAGGCTGTGGAATGAAAGTTGCAGTGAAATATGCGAACAAATTTCGTTATTGCGAATATTTAGGTAGATATTTCTGTACCGGTTGTCATACAAATCAAGTGGCACTAATACCAGGAAAGATTTTATCGAAATGGGATTTCAATAG ATATCCTGTATCGAACTTTTCGTACAGACTATTAGACCAGATGGCCTTAGATCCATTGTTCCAAGTGAATGATTTAAGTCCGTCACTTTACAGACGCATAAAACAATTAGATAGAATGAGATTACTGCGTAcgcaattatttttctttaaagaTTTCTTATTTACCTGCCGTTTCGCAACAAG tgtTCAAGAAGTATTGAAGAAAGAATCAAATTATATAATAAGCGACCCCCATGTATATTCCATCCAGGATCTGGTGCATGTTAAATATGGCACTTTGCCTATGAGATTACAGGGATTAGTTCAAGTTTGTAATATGCACATTCTAGAGTGCGAG TTGTGCCAAGCTAGAGGATTCGTGTGCGAACTATGTTGCTCCAAAGATGTTATATTTCCATGGGAGTTATCGAAAGTTTTTAGGTGCGAAATGTGCGGTGCATGTTTTCATAATGAGTGCAAACAGAACTTTAAGAAAGCAGACTGTCCACGTTGCATTCGTTTGCACTACAGACGAATATCTAGGGATGAGAAATTTTGA
- the Rubicon gene encoding run domain Beclin-1-interacting and cysteine-rich domain-containing protein rubicon isoform X3 produces the protein MFSLIITMCEDAHIKEQRQLLQILRATVEGLLVDGILNVWNVYGGLNRLHHIMERIFKHGCRIFNRNGEPDCWIFIQGLNWLQPSLAVSPILSEVKDYLSNLPARITSQKDMLWLYKSLESHTLSHKLSWLLSDKEHLLSCFEPWAFLCQENLAEATLLCLRAVERNQPMLLTEIDPFLFLPSWISPKASPKRHRRSSSYPINFSTTNFSVARDRNIHLDNCQLDSLRISENPIVQQDASSHKSIESQTHKVELSKLINVNYAESKQSTSTIAEDKLSVRPRTPLRKTKSRNKTKESQTIRTSSEGSDTTNNDDSLTNTVTEYRIPSPTSNEVDIDKPTRNSTKVKVVQKPRRKNSFLPGSAPEFTSPWSLEIEGLKDIRTPKKSFMEDGGSSVQPMAIGYFPRPAEGQSLTSFLASAQFSRANAELDRENAHFSVSEAMIAAIEQVKCNRQWCLVEEAADESDEEINSLKQRIRLRRRQRQEERCKERTWTRELLSDGKTDTTTTDQSVSPLSTSSDTPSEDIFTDEIEDVEMNDERNALKLKNAGISISMASLYSDADLYQSSPSHGTDSTLTESSMSAEGVALSLISKFSEKQLPRASELQWLVSEEEAPQRLLPLPKSWPVSPEETESSEKISLRGTTEWAPPRPQIIFTPHPPPVRRTLIAKQNYRCAGCGMKVAVKYANKFRYCEYLGRYFCTGCHTNQVALIPGKILSKWDFNRYPVSNFSYRLLDQMALDPLFQVNDLSPSLYRRIKQLDRMRLLRTQLFFFKDFLFTCRFATSVQEVLKKESNYIISDPHVYSIQDLVHVKYGTLPMRLQGLVQVCNMHILECELCQARGFVCELCCSKDVIFPWELSKVFRCEMCGACFHNECKQNFKKADCPRCIRLHYRRISRDEKF, from the exons ATGTTCTCTCTGATCATCACTATGTGTGAAGACGCCCACATCAAAGAGCAACGACAACTTTTACAAATTTTACGAGCCACCGTCGAAGGATTGTTAGTCGACGGTATTTTAAACGTATGGAATGTTTATGGTGGTTTAAATCGACTTCACCACATAATGGAGCGGATATTTAAACATGGCTGTCGAATATTTAATCGAAAT gGAGAACCGGACTGTTGGATTTTTATTCAGGGATTAAATTGGCTACAACCTTCTTTAGCAGTCTCACCTATTTTATCCGAAGTCAAGGATTATCTTTCAAATTTACCAGCGAGAATAACATCGCAAAAAGATATGTTATGGCTGTATAAAAG CTTGGAGAGTCACACTTTATCACATAAGCTTTCTTGGCTTTTATCTGACAAGGAACATTTATTGTCTTGTTTCGAACCATGGGCATTTTTGTGTCAAGAGAATTTGGCTGAAGCCACACTTTTATGTTTGAGAGCAGTCGAACGAAATCAACCGATGTTGTTGACAGAAATTGACCCATTTCTA TTCCTACCTTCTTGGATTTCTCCTAAAGCAAGTCCTAAGAGGCATCGGCGTTCCTCTTCGTATCCAATTAACTTTTCTACTACAAATTTCAGTGTGGCAAGAGACAGAAACATTCACCTTGACAATTGTCAGTTAGATTCGCTCAGAATATCAGAAAATCCGATAGTGCAACAAG ATGCTAGTTCTCATAAAAGTATTGAATCTCAGACACATAAAGTCGAATTGTCGAAGCTAATTAATGTGAATTATGCTGAATCAAAGCAATCTACCTCTACTATCGCGGAAGACAAATTATCTGTAAGACCTAGAACTCCTTTAAGAAAGACAAAAAGTAGGAATAAGACGAAAGAGAGTCAGACAATTAGAACGTCGAGTGAGGGTTCTGACACAACGAACAACGACGATTCGTTAACAAACACTGTGACAGAATATCGTATTCCATCCCCTACATCGAACGAGGTCGACATAGACAAGCCTACAAGAAATTCCACAAAAGTCAAAGTTGTTCAGAAACCGAGAAGGAAAAATTCCTTTTTGCCCGGATCGGCGCCTGAATTTACCAGCCCGTGGAGTTTAGAGATCGAAGGTCTGAAGGACATTAGAACGCCGAAGAAAAGTTTCATGGAAGATGGTGGCAGTAGCGTTCAACCGATGGCGATCGGATATTTTCCACGTCCGGCGGAAGGCCAGAGTTTAACTAGTTTTTTAGCGTCCGCACAATTTTCTAGAGCCAACGCCGAATTGGATAGAGAAAATGCGCATTTCAGCGTATCCGAAGCCATGATAGCCGCCATTGAACAGGTGAAATGCAACCGGCAATGGTGTCTCGTGGAAGAAGCTGCTGACGAAAGCGATGAGGAAATAAATAGTTTAAAGCAAAGAATACGATTAAGGCGTCGACAACGGCAAGAAGAACGGTGTAAAGAGAGAACGTGGACTCGCGAGTTACTGAGCGACGGAAAAACGGATACAACAACAACCGATCAAAGTGTCAGTCCTTTGTCGACCTCGTCTGATACTCCGTCTGAAGATATTTTTACAGACGAAATAGAGGATGTAGAAATGAACGACGAACGGAATGCGTTGAAACTGAAAAACGCTGGGATTTCGATTTCTATGGCATCGCTGTACTCCGACGCAGATTTGTATCAATCGTCTCCTTCGCATGGGACAGATTCAACGTTAACTGAAAGTAGTATGTCAGCAGAAGGCGTAGCTTTGTCGCTAATTAGTAAATTTAGTGAGAAACAATTGCCGAGGGCAAGCGAATTACAGTGGTTGGTCTCCGAGGAAGAGGCACCACAGAGATTGTTACCGTTGCCTAAAAGTTGGCCTGTTAGCCCAGAAGAGACGGAGAGTTCAGAAAAGATTTCGTTACGTGGAACCACGGAATGGGCTCCCCCAAGGCCACAAATTATTTTCACACCGCATCCTCCGCCCGT GCGGCGAACTCTCATTGCCAAACAGAATTACAGGTGTGCAGGCTGTGGAATGAAAGTTGCAGTGAAATATGCGAACAAATTTCGTTATTGCGAATATTTAGGTAGATATTTCTGTACCGGTTGTCATACAAATCAAGTGGCACTAATACCAGGAAAGATTTTATCGAAATGGGATTTCAATAG ATATCCTGTATCGAACTTTTCGTACAGACTATTAGACCAGATGGCCTTAGATCCATTGTTCCAAGTGAATGATTTAAGTCCGTCACTTTACAGACGCATAAAACAATTAGATAGAATGAGATTACTGCGTAcgcaattatttttctttaaagaTTTCTTATTTACCTGCCGTTTCGCAACAAG tgtTCAAGAAGTATTGAAGAAAGAATCAAATTATATAATAAGCGACCCCCATGTATATTCCATCCAGGATCTGGTGCATGTTAAATATGGCACTTTGCCTATGAGATTACAGGGATTAGTTCAAGTTTGTAATATGCACATTCTAGAGTGCGAG TTGTGCCAAGCTAGAGGATTCGTGTGCGAACTATGTTGCTCCAAAGATGTTATATTTCCATGGGAGTTATCGAAAGTTTTTAGGTGCGAAATGTGCGGTGCATGTTTTCATAATGAGTGCAAACAGAACTTTAAGAAAGCAGACTGTCCACGTTGCATTCGTTTGCACTACAGACGAATATCTAGGGATGAGAAATTTTGA